One Arvicanthis niloticus isolate mArvNil1 chromosome 3, mArvNil1.pat.X, whole genome shotgun sequence DNA segment encodes these proteins:
- the Synpo2l gene encoding synaptopodin 2-like protein isoform X2: protein METISQEPLSQASCDKAPAPELHNPFYAELQRAESLQEKSVKEAKTKCRTIASLLTAAPNPHSKGVLMFKKRRQRAKKYTLVSFGAAAGTGTEEEDGIPPTSESELDEETFSDARSLTNQSDWDSPYLDMELARAGSGTAESQSSGLGGQLSEVSGRGVQLFEQQRQRVASSSQELTQVGPAAMLNGQSLQSPPRAQSAPPEAAVLPLSPLSAPAVSPSPFFPDGGAPNPAPSIFNRSARPFTPGLQGQRSGTTSVIFRPLAPKKVNEGLQGTSPAPSPFAAPLQGPTPLPSFTTVVPSHTPVSGASNSTQRSSGPVTATSSLYIPAPSRPVTPGGAPEPPTPPSAAAMTSTASIFLSTPLRNSARPEAPGPAAPEPASAREQRISVPAARTGILQEARRRGTRKQMFRPGKEETKNSPNPELLSLVQNLDEKPRAGGAESGPEEDALSLGAEACNFMQPLGGRSYKTLSQVSPKTPPPMTSKTPPPTTPKTPPPVAPKPGSRGLLDGLVNGSTPMVGIPELPRLQGRGGELFAKRQSRADRYVVEATPGSSLNPGLRPRSPSPTPSLPPSWKYSPNIRAPPPIAYNPLLSPFFPQAARTLPNKAQSQGPRATPKQGIKALDFMRHQPYQLKTAMFCFDEGSSTPGPTSGPPKTARVQEIRRFSTPAPQPTAEPLAPTVLAPRAATTLDEPIWRAELASSPVPNPDYQESLRSFAATPSSCGFQVARPRFSATKTGLQAHVWRPGAGHQ from the exons ATGGAGACCATCAGCCAAGAGCCCCTCAGCCAAGCCAGCTGTGACAAAGCCCCAGCTCCTGAGCTCCACAACCCATTCTATGCAG AACTGCAACGCGCAGAAAGCCTCCAAGAGAAGAGCGTGAAGGAGGCCAAGACCAAATGCCGGACCATTGCATCCCTGCTAACAGCAGCCCCCAACCCTCACTCCAAGGGAGTGCTTATGTTTAAGAAGCGGCGGCAGAGAGCCAAGAAGTACACCCTAGTGAGTTTCGGGGCTGCAGCTGGGACAGGAACAGAGGAGGAGGACGGCATCCCCCCAACGAGTGAGTCGGAGCTGGACGAGGAGACCTTCTCAGACGCCCGAAGCCTTACTAATCAATCCGACTGGGACAGCCCTTATCTAGATATGGAGCTGGCTAGGGCTGGCTCAGGCACAGCAGAGAGTCAGAGCTCTGGACTGGGAGGGCAGCTAAGTGAGGTCTCTGGGCGAGGGGTCCAGCTCTTTGAACAGCAGCGCCAGAGGGTAGCCTCCAGCTCTCAGGAGCTAACTCAGGTGGGCCCAGCAGCCATGCTTAATGGGCAGAGTCTGCAGTCCCCACCTCGAGCTCAGAGTGCTCCCCCAGAGGCAGCTGTGCTCCCACTCAGCCCTTTGTCTGCCCCTGCAGTCAGCCCTAGCCCCTTCTTCCCGGATGGTGGAGCCCCAAACCCTGCGCCAAGTATCTTTAACAGGTCAGCGAGGCCTTTTACCCCAGGTTTACAAGGGCAAAGGTCAGGTACCACCTCAGTAATTTTCCGGCCCTTAGCTCCTAAGAAGGTGAATGAAGGCTTGCAGGGCACGAGCCCCGCCCCGTCCCCTTTCGCAGCCCCTCTACAGGGGCCCACCCCTCTGCCCAGCTTCACCACAGTGGTACCCAGCCACACACCGGTCTCCGGGGCTTCCAACAGCACCCAACGCTCCTCCGGTCCTGTGACCGCTACCAGCTCCTTGTACATCCCAGCCCCGAGCCGGCCTGTTACTCCAGGAGGCGCCCCAGAGCCTCCCACTCCTCCTAGCGCTGCTGCCATGACGTCCACGGCTTCCATCTTCTTGTCCACTCCTCTGAGAAACTCTGCGCGCCCAGAGGCGCCCGGCCCGGCGGCCCCCGAGCCTGCCAGCGCTCGAGAGCAGCGCATCTCTGTGCCAGCTGCCCGCACCGGCATCTTGCAGGAGGCTCGGCGCCGGGGCACCCGCAAGCAGATGTTCCGGCCTGGAAAGGAAGAGACGAAGAACTCGCCCAACCCCGAGCTGCTATCGCTGGTGCAGAACCTGGATGAAAAACCTCGGGCGGGCGGTGCGGAATCCGGTCCAGAGGAGGACGCTTTAAGCCTCGGAGCTGAAGCCTGTAACTTCATGCAGCCACTAGGGGGCAGGAGttacaagaccttgtctcaagtgTCACCAAAAACCCCGCCTCCAATGACTTCCAAAACTCCACCCCCTACAACGCCTAAGACTCCACCCCCTGTGGCTCCTAAACCCGGGTCTCGAGGGCTCCTTGATGGGCTAGTGAATGGATCGACCCCTATGGTTGGAATCCCTGAGCTCCCAAGGCtgcaggggaggggtggggagctATTTGCCAAACGGCAGAGCCGTGCCGATAGGTACGTGGTGGAAGCTACACCTGGCTCTAGCCTTAATCCAGGCCTTCGCCCTAGAAGTCCTTCTCCTACACCCTCACTTCCTCCATCCTGGAAATACTCACCCAACATCCGTGCCCCACCTCCTATTGCTTACAACCCACTCCTCTCACCCTTTTTTCCTCAAGCTGCCCGAACTCTCCCCAATAAGGCCCAATCCCAGGGACCTCGGGCGACCCCTAAGCAGGGTATCAAGGCCCTGGATTTCATGCGGCATCAGCCATACCAACTTAAAACtgccatgttttgttttgacGAGGGTTCTTCAACTCCTGGCCCCACTTCAGGGCCTCCCAAAACTGCCCGAGTCCAGGAGATCCGCAGATTTTCCACTCCGGCACCCCAGCCCACTGCAGAACCCTTGGCTCCCACTGTGCTTGCCCCCAGAGCAGCTACCACACTGGACGAACCCATTTGGAGGGCAGAGCTGGCCTCATCCCCTGTCCCCAACCCAGACTATCAAGAGTCTCTCAGGAGCTTTGCTGCCACTCCCAGTTCCTGTGGTTTCCAAGTAGCCAGGCCCCGGTTCTCAGCCACCAAAACAGGGTTGCAGGCTCATGTCTGGAGGCCCGGGGCAGGGCACCAGTGA